A region from the Lolium perenne isolate Kyuss_39 chromosome 4, Kyuss_2.0, whole genome shotgun sequence genome encodes:
- the LOC127297134 gene encoding homeobox-leucine zipper protein HOX12 isoform X1, with translation MMSPMEEEMLLLPSFAFPECFPADAAAPGSGTAMRCAGGEQKKAGRQRRRRKASAGDGDDAMAKKRKLNDEQAQFLEMSFRKERKLETSRKVQLAAELGLDTKQVAVWFQNRRARYKSKLIEEEFSKLRAAHDSVVVHNCHLEAELHRLKERLAETEEEKSKIMAAAAATAGGGGSSPSSSSFSTVTDHAAMVDQFEMEGAEANFAYMSDYTYNNYLMDLAAGGYLGCVYDQFS, from the exons ATGATGAGTCCcatggaggaagagatgctgttgCTCCCTTCGTTCGCCTTCCCGGAGTGTTTTCCGGCCGACGCCGCTGCACCAGGCTCCG gaaCTGCAATGCGTTGTGCAGGCGGCGAGCAAAAGAAAGCCGGCCGGCAGCGGCGGAGGCGGAAGGCGTCCGCAGGCGATGGCGACGACGCGATGGCAAAGAAGCGGAAGCTGAACGACGAGCAGGCGCAGTTCCTTGAGATGAGCTTCCGGAAGGAGCGCAAGCTGGAGACGTCGCGCAAGGTGCAGCTCGCCGCCGAGCTTGGCCTCGACACCAAGCAGGTGGCCGTGTGGTTCCAGAACCGCCGCGCCCGGTACAAGAGCAAGCTCATCGAGGAGGAGTTCTCCAAGCTGCGTGCCGCCCACGACTCCGTCGTCGTCCACAACTGCCACCTCGAGGCCGAG CTACATAGGCTCAAAGAAAGGTTGGCTGAGACAGAGGAGGAGAAGAGCAAgatcatggcggcggcggcggccacagCAGGAGGTGGGGGCAGCAGCCCGAGCTCGTCGTCCTTCTCCACGGTGACGGACCACGCGGCCATGGTGGACCAGTTCGAGATGGAGGGTGCGGAGGCCAACTTCGCCTACATGAGCGACTACACCTACAACAACTACTTGATGGACTTGGCGGCCGGCGGCTACCTCGGATGCGTCTACGATCAATTCAGCTGA
- the LOC127297134 gene encoding homeobox-leucine zipper protein HOX12 isoform X2, protein MMSPMEEEMLLLPSFAFPECFPADAAAPGSGGEQKKAGRQRRRRKASAGDGDDAMAKKRKLNDEQAQFLEMSFRKERKLETSRKVQLAAELGLDTKQVAVWFQNRRARYKSKLIEEEFSKLRAAHDSVVVHNCHLEAELHRLKERLAETEEEKSKIMAAAAATAGGGGSSPSSSSFSTVTDHAAMVDQFEMEGAEANFAYMSDYTYNNYLMDLAAGGYLGCVYDQFS, encoded by the exons ATGATGAGTCCcatggaggaagagatgctgttgCTCCCTTCGTTCGCCTTCCCGGAGTGTTTTCCGGCCGACGCCGCTGCACCAGGCTCCG GCGGCGAGCAAAAGAAAGCCGGCCGGCAGCGGCGGAGGCGGAAGGCGTCCGCAGGCGATGGCGACGACGCGATGGCAAAGAAGCGGAAGCTGAACGACGAGCAGGCGCAGTTCCTTGAGATGAGCTTCCGGAAGGAGCGCAAGCTGGAGACGTCGCGCAAGGTGCAGCTCGCCGCCGAGCTTGGCCTCGACACCAAGCAGGTGGCCGTGTGGTTCCAGAACCGCCGCGCCCGGTACAAGAGCAAGCTCATCGAGGAGGAGTTCTCCAAGCTGCGTGCCGCCCACGACTCCGTCGTCGTCCACAACTGCCACCTCGAGGCCGAG CTACATAGGCTCAAAGAAAGGTTGGCTGAGACAGAGGAGGAGAAGAGCAAgatcatggcggcggcggcggccacagCAGGAGGTGGGGGCAGCAGCCCGAGCTCGTCGTCCTTCTCCACGGTGACGGACCACGCGGCCATGGTGGACCAGTTCGAGATGGAGGGTGCGGAGGCCAACTTCGCCTACATGAGCGACTACACCTACAACAACTACTTGATGGACTTGGCGGCCGGCGGCTACCTCGGATGCGTCTACGATCAATTCAGCTGA